In Fragaria vesca subsp. vesca linkage group LG1, FraVesHawaii_1.0, whole genome shotgun sequence, the sequence TGCAGTTCAAGACAATTCCCCTGCAAAATTTGCACCCCAAACAAGGATTCATCTAACAAAAGCAGTTCAAAGTTCAAACACAACTAGTCTTAAGTCGAATACACTAGAGTGTCAGCACTGAGAATATCCCTAAACAAAAATAGAAAGCGTTTCCTATGCAGTATTTGGGACAAGATAAAGTAATTAACAGTCCGTCTTCTCTGCACTACTGCATATTTCCTCATCTCTACATAAGAGTGATCACAATTCGAAACTATTAACATTACTAGCTAAGTTGCAAGCAAGGATGCCTAAGACCACAGTCGTGAGATCGAAATCATCGAATACTTAACATGTCGATTACAGATTGATCATAATAGTTTATGTACAATGAAAAATGTATCATAGTTTTTGATTTAAAGTGTTTTCAAACCGAGTACTAACTCACTATCAATGAGAATTTGAAAAGTGGAACCGATTCTGAAAAATGAACAAGGCTATTAACAACAGAGCAATCTTTACGATGAAATACACAAGAACAGACAATACAAATGAATGACTTGGATAATAACATGGATGATGATCAAGTAACAATGATAAGAGTAGGGTTAGACAACACTGACCTACACTCCATGAACTTGCAACCCTCGGATCTTTTGGCATAGAACCTACACTTGGGGCATCTTCTTCACTCCTCTCATCCTTATTCAGCTCCTGAAACTCCTCACAACCAATATTCGCATGCCACGGAACCCTACACCGAGCACAGAACAATCTCCAACAATGCGGACACTCTAATTCCCTCACAAGATCAACCTCATCAACCCTGTCATCAATCAACATAACATTGCAATCCTTAAATGAGCAGTAGAACATCCTGCAATAGTCATCAGCCTCACACAAGGCCTTCCCCCACCGGAGAAACAACTCCGGTGGGAGAATCGACAGACAGTGCTCTGGCTCCAGGGATCCCCTGCATTCAGGAACAGGGCACCCAATGGTGGTGACATTGTTTTGAAGCTTGGAGGACACGTAATTGACCACACAGTCGGAACAGTAAGCATGGCTACAGTCTTTGATCCTAAATGAATCAAGAACAGACTTGGGCTCGGCGCAGATTTCGCAAACAAAAGAACCAACTTCAGAAGTAGCAGTATTACTGCTGGAGGGTTTGGACTCACAAACGATAGTTATCTCCTCCAAAGTTTTGAGCCTTTTGGGATAGGGTACCCTAGAAACCCTAATATCTCCATCCTCAACTAGGGTTGCTTGACAGGCACAGAGGTCTCGTCGCCAGCGAGGATCGTCGCCGATGATGACAGCTTTTTGTGGGGTGTCAATATAGGGAATTCTGTGATCCTCATCCTCTTTGGGTTCGATCAAATTAGGGTTAGGTTTGATCGATTCGAGAGGGGAGTTGAGGATAGTTTTAGCTGAGGCATCAATGATTTCAGCTTCTTGTGGAGGGTCCATAGTGGTATCAGTATCAAAGGTATCCATAGGAGATTGACACTCTTCTCTCTTCATCTTTTCTTAGTAGCTAGGCAGGTCTTCTCAATTTCTTCATGCGACTTCTCCTTATAGCTCAATGACGGCACTACTACCTCTTGATTGTTTCCTCTTTCAGACACTACCTAAAACAGACCCCTAAGAAATTGACCAATATGGGCCAAAAACACAGGAAATTCTTGCATACAGAGAGTACACGATGCAATCTCAGCCCTTTATATGTTGGGATCACCATGGATCTGTATTTATGAAATCTTTCATAGATTATCTGAGATTACTTACCGAGTTATACCGGGTGAAACTGGACAGTGTTGAACTGTTGAAGCTTTGATTTGGCTAGCTTGAAGCTATAAAATTATGGGGAAGGAGTAGCTTTTTTAAGGGCTTTCAATAGGTAGAAGAGCTAAGTTTTGGACTATCGGTTTAAGAAAGTATGACAAAGCAAAACTTTCATTCCAAAGTAGAAGGCCTTCTTATCTTTCAGTGCAAATTTCTGATAGGGAAGAATAAGAAAGTGTCTCCTTGTCTAGTCTCCAATGTGCACAAATCACATACACTCTACAGATTCAACCTCATGTGACCGAACAATTTGAACTCAAAAATGTATCTGACCACAGGTCTAGTCCTTACATATAGAAAGAAAACTTGATGTCCTGCTATTTAAAATGACTGAAACGGATCTGCTTCTGGTTTATCGACTATGATGCCTATGGTGAGCTTCTCCTTCTCAAAGAATAGACTTTCTAGGTTGTATGGCCCGACATAAAAAGGCTCTCCACTCCAGAGACCCTTGGCAAGTTGCTCTTGGATCCTCTCTGTTGCATGGAAAGAGTCCCACCATATATAATCATCAGCATTGTTACATAACTGGTAATCTTTGTCCTTCTTTGTGCCTCCACAGGTGAATGAGCCTCCATATGGTCCGCTTCCGCAACAAGCATTCATTCCATCCTTGAAACCTTTACACATTCAGAGATTAAATTGATCATCATGCATACACATTGTCTGAAATTGTTGTTTCAGCTAGACTTTCCCATAAGCATATAGTTGATGAACTCAAAAAATTGGCATAATTTTCTGGATGATATACAATACAAGTTGCGCGCTTGTTGTTCTAGTGATTAAGACTAAGATCAATTACTCCTGTGTTTCCCCCAAAATGGAGTTTGAGAAGAAAATTTGTTCGCGAAAAGCATAATTTTCTTCTTCAAATGGTTGAAAATCATTGTTGTTTTTCAATGCAACTGAAAAAGGTTATGTACCATATTTGTAAGGATGATCTATTCTTTCCTGGAGCCATTCATAGAAGTTAGAGCTGCAGTACTTGAACTCTTTAAGCACAAATCCAAGGTTTGCCAGCACCGTGTTAAGTGCATCGTTATGCATTAGTGCAAGGGCAGAAGCTCCTTCAAAACAGCCCCGTCTGCCTTTCGTGGCTCTGAGGTTCACAGCTCTAAACGCAGGCAAGCAACCAAGCGGAGCCAACCTCAAGAAACCAAATTTTCTACCTCCTTTCTCATACAGCACCTGCATAAAATGACATAAAGCGAAATTTGGAGGAGAGCCAGGACACCATGTTTAACGAGAACCAGCAGTAAATAGTAAATACTTGAGGCTTACTTGGATTGCCTGCGTCAAGTTTCCGATTACCATCCCCACATATTGTTCAGGGTTATATAGTTCCTGCATTTTTGGATTACCTAAGTAACCTCCCATATAGTCATTGCTTCCAATACTAATGAAATACACTGCTTCTGATATCACTTCCTTTGCCTTCTCTTCTCCCAATTTTTTTGTCAACCGTTTTTGCACCTCTTCAAAGTACCTCAATTGTGTTGGAAGATCAATCGCCTATAAACCACAGAAGTGATCAAAACACTGAACATAAGCAGGGGACAAAGTATCATCAATAGGAAAGCGAATATTAGACCAAGCCGCATTTTAAGACATTTCATCGAACACATTACTTGGTTCACTATATATTGAGAATTGACAGAACAAAATTTTGTTCCGTGAGACTTGCTCCAATGTATATTGTCATCATGTTATATACTACTAGCTGCAGATAGTCAATCTAGATTCAAAAAGATACAAAATTCTATCTAACCAGTGAAAATGAAACACCGTTAAGTAAAGAGAATTTTGATCATCAAAGACCACTTACCAATCCTTGATTGGTTTCCGGAAGAACACCAGCTCCACCAGATGCAAAGTTAACTCCATTTGTATAATCAGAAGTTGGTCCCAAAAATGGAGGGATTAGTGGCAGCTTTGCATACTCCGCTGCCAAAGTTCATGAACAAATACACATCAAAATGACATAGGTGGACAACACACTACACAGTTTCCATGCCATTACCATGTCAGCCTCACTCACCTATGTAGTCTACAATGACACGGCCGTCGGAGAAACGTCCGGTGGGGTGGTCAAAGAAGCCATTCTGGCCGTAGGGCTTGTAATGTGCTTGGTGTTCCGGGATGGTTGTGATGTAGTTGTTGTTGCCAGGATCCACAGTGGAGTCACCGAAAACAAACAAGGCAGCAGTACTAGTAGTAGTACTAGTATCCAATGCCGGGTCTGTAGCAAATGCTCCATGGCAGCTACTCATCATCATCACACAGATCATGGTTAAGTGACTGAAGAGAGAAATAATCTGCAGGGTAGCCATTTTCAGATGGAGGATGGATCAAAATGCAGTTGGCTTTAGGGTCTGGTTTTATCTAGCTTATGTATACAAATAGTAGAGATAGTGTCGGGTGTAGTTGCCAAACTCTTCAATATTTTTTCTTATTAACCTCGTAATCATCAGCATAGGAGGTGCCTAATATTGTCCATTAGCGTATAACCAAAACTAGGGAAATCACTATTTCTAGGTTCTAGCCGGTGAGATTGAATGGTTCAATCAAAACATATATAGATATGTATAGAGGTTGACAATTCAAATTAATAGCCATTGATCGATCTTTGAGGGCTGAAGATTATGAATGTTTGAATCTTCGTTTCATCGTTGATTACTAGAGATATGATGCATTGCATTGAACTACATATATATGAACAATACTAACGTGATTTGGCCAAATATGAAGCCTGAAAATCACTAACAATGCTTTTAGAGTTGTATAGGTAGATCATATATACGTATCATTGAAATTCTATCAAATCACTTTAGGATTTCAACACTTGGTAACAATGAAAATGTTTAGGAAATTATTCCTTTTTATTGAAAATGTACATGTACATCGTTAAACAAGTAACGGTTTAGAGTTGCATGATCAAGTGAAAACTAAAAATTTATATATCCCTAGGCTATGCTTAATATTCATCTACTTTTAAAATGACGTATAAGTCATTGTCTTCAAAAAACAAGACATTTTTCGGAGTTGCAACGCACAACATATCCGATAATGAAAAATAACTTAACTCGTTGTAATACTCTATCGCCAAAAAAAAGTGATGATTGTTAGTGACATAATACCGCCAATACCATCATCAACTAGTCTTGACCACCAGATTAAGATAAACACCTCATTCAAACAACTGAAAAAGAGTAGGCCAAAACATTGGACGGGAGGAAGAGGAAACATAGAATTTCTCATTTAGAAGAGCAAGAACGTACACACAAAAGAAAAAAATAAATAAGAAATTAAAACAAACCAGAAAATAGAAAATCCCCAAAGCGGTGCGTTTTAAGAGGTAAACATAAACAGAACGGGCACAACTTCATCCTCTTCCACACATCGATTCAGAAAGTTTGCTACTTCAGCAAACCCTAACCCCATTTACCAAATTCCCAAACCTTCATAATCCTCCCCCAAATCTCAATTCGAATTTCCAATTGCTCCAATGAAGGCCTCAAAGAAACACTACAAGGATAAAGTCGTTCGCCGCAAGTAAGTCAAAATTTCTCACACTAGCTTTTTTCCTATCCAGTCTTTAGCTTTCAGTGATTTACAGCATTAGAATCGCTCTAGTTCGTTCTCAAGTTCAAATTTTGATCACGAAATTCGTTATGGTTTTGGATGATGAAGCTGATTTGGTAGATTTTGATGTAAATTGTGAAGTTTGGGAATGGAGATTGTGTAGCTGATGCTGTGTTTATGTGCAGAGATGAGAAACCTGAGCTACCGGAGTTGCCGAAATACCGAGACAGAGCTAAGGAGAGAAGAGATGAGAAGAACCCTGATTATGAGGCCAATCAGTTGGGTTCTTTTCATGCCGTTGCGCCGCCGGGGAATGTTGATCTCGGGTAGCTTTCGTGTTCACTTGTGTTAATGACTGTGCTGTTTTGTTAGCATTGTTCATATTTGTGATGGTGTTTCTGTGCAGGGCAGCTGATGTGCATAAGTTGTCGATCGAGAAGAGCAAGTATCTGGGAGGTGTGTTATTTGTTTAGTGTTGGTTTTAGATATGTGATAATCAGTTTGATTAAGATGATTGCAAAGAACAATGCATTTGTTTGGTTTAATTTTTGAAGAGGTATACTGAGCTGGGTTATTGTTCTTCAGGTGATCTGGAACACACACATTTGGTGAAAGGACTGGATTATGCTTTACTTACTAAAGTAAGAAGTGAGATGGATAAGAAGCCAGATGCTGGAGATGATGAGGGTGACGCAAAATCCAGGTGAGTGTACATCGGTTACTTTTTCTAAATGTCAAGGTCTTGAGTCAAAATATGGTTTGTGTTTGCACTTTCTGTAAAATTATTTTGCAAATTTAATGTAGAAACATTAAATTTCATTTGCTAATATGTGATTATGATGACAGAGCATCTAAGGAGGACCAAAAGGTGTCATTTCGAACAGCAACTGCAAAGGTGTGTAACCTTTTGTGATATGATGAGGCATTTTGCTTTCAAGTTATAAGCTGCATGCATTTTTTGTGGCTAATATAAGCCTGTTTGAATTGGTGCCTTGTTTCTGTCTTTCAGTCGGTGTATCAATGGATAGTCAAGCCCCAGACTGTTATCAAAACCAATGAGATGTTCCTGCCTGGTAGATTGTCATTTATTTTTAACATGGTAAGAGTCAAATTTTAAGTTTGTTTTCCCTGTTTAATAATAGCAGTGCAATCTGGTATACTTCTTTGCAAATTCACATTTGAGTAGGAGTGTTTTAGAGGCTCTTGCTTGAGAGTACTAAGCTTGCTATTGTGGGATACTCAATGCGTATGATGTCTCCTTTTCTTAACTTTTTCACCAAAATTTCTTACCTTGCGTTTCAGGAGGGTGGATACACTCATGACATCCCTATGACCTTGCATAGGAGTAAAGCCGACTGTCCACAGCCTGAGGTAAAGTATTCTCAACCACCTGGTGTGACCTTCTTATCTATACTGCACTTATTTATCTGGGTTTGACTTCTACTTAATGTGCAGGAAATGGCAACCGTCAGTTTTGATGGTGCTGTGCTTGAAAAAATATCTGCAAGCATGTCATATCTTCGTGTTGGATCTTCTGGGAAGGCTGCCAAGAAGAAAAAGAAGGGGAAAGATGCAAAAGGTTAGTACCGCTACTATTGCTTTAAAGTAATTAGAAGGGGTCTTTTGGTTTATGCAATGGTAGGTTCTTGATAATTTTCTGTAATAGACTGGCATTGTTCTTATTTTAGTGGTAGCTATGGGAGGCATAAAGCATCCTGAACTTGACTGTAGTTAACAACAGATTTTCTAAGTATACTACAGTTATATCTATATGCTTTATTTTTATATTTCGTATCATATGCTTGATATTTTCTGGAAAAGGTGTTATCCAGAATATGCTGTAATGGGTCAAGATACAAATTCCTTGATACATTTTGAGATGTGATATCATCTGTTTCATCATTCATCTTTTTAGTCCTCTGGTTGATTATTTTCTAATTATCTAAAGTTCTTTTTTGACTCCTTTTAGTTACAGGAAAGATTTCTGTTGGTAATGGATATGCGGAAGAGGATAAGCCTTCAAAACCTGTTGTTGATGTTGCGAAGAATGAAACTAAAAGAGAGTTTTTACCCCCACCTCCGCCACTTCCCAGGAAAAGTCAGATAGATTCAAATGAAAAACAAGGCCCAACTATTGCACGAGCAGATGAGGATGACATTTTTGTAGGTGATGGTGTTGACTATGCTATTCCTGGTAAAGATTTGAGCCATAGTCCTCTTTCTGAGGACATGGAAGAATCTCCCAGGAACAAAGAAAAAGTTTCTTATTTTGATGAACCTGCTTATGGTCCTGTCCAACCCCAAGGGCTTCCGAATGAATGGCAAGAAATGGTACGTGTATCCTAGTCTTTCTCTGTTTCAACGATTCTAGTGCACACTGTTTCCAAACTGAAACTTCACTTGCATTTGTTAATTGATGAGGGATTCTTTGCTGATTGATTGGATGTAGAATGGATACGATGGGACCACACAACAACCAATGGTTGGCCCCTACTCAGGAGAGTGGCAGGAATACCACCAATATACTGAGCAAATGGCCTATCCTGAACAGTACCTCCAGCCAAATATGGAGGGTTATGATGTGCAAGAAGGCCCAACTATACAAGATCCACGCTTTATGACTCAAGAAGAGAAGGATAGGGGTTTAGGGTCTGTGTTTAAGCGGGATGACCAAAGACTTCAACAATTGAGGGAGAAAGATGCTCGAGAAAAGGATCCCAACTTTATCTCGGAGAGTTATTCTGAATGTTATCCGGGCTATCAAGAATATAACCGTGAGGTTGTTGACAGTGACGATGAGGATGACTTGTCAAAAATGGATATGGGTGGACGAGTAAGTATCCCAAGACTAAGTAATTTTCATATTGTGTATAGCGAACTATGCTTGCTTCTTCTGTTTCATTATTCTTTAGATTTGTTTTCTGGCATTCACAATGGAGAAAAGTCTTTGGCAGCAATAACAGGATTAGAGGAACGACAATGTAGCTGTGTTAAGCTGTGTTTCATATGGATAATCCTCATTGTAAAATAATTGTCCTACAATACCATTATAAATTGTGTTGAATCGGTGCTAATGTAGTTGTCAAAATATACTCAACAGGCCAAGGGTCGTCTTCATCGGTGGGACTTTGAGACAGAAGAAGAATGGGCAACATACAATGAACAGAAGGAAGCTATGCCTAAGGCGGCATTCCAGTTTGGCGTGAAGATGCAAGATGGTCGAAAGACAAGAAAGCAAAACAAGGACCAGAAGATCAGTAACGATCTGAACAGGATCAACAAGATACTTGCTAGAAAAAAGTCTGAAAAGGATGGAGATGATGGTGGTGGCCATTACGATGAAGATGTACAGCCTGGCAAGAAACTTCGAGTTTAGAACTAGGAACTCAGATTAACAAATTTTAACTTGTATTGGGGAACTAGGCACTTGACAGGTGCTTCTTTAGAAAGCTGGAAAAGTTCTTTCTATAATATATACACAAACATTTGAAGCTAAATTTTTGAAAGTTTTGTCCATGGTAAGGATGCATCTGCAGGTTATTTTGTGAAATGCATCTTTTCAATTCTGATCAAAAGTACGTGCCCTTGTGAGACTGGTTCTATTATTAATTAATTTATTAAAATTATGGTTATTTTTAGAACCCTTAGCTTATTCACATTTAGGGGTGTGACCTTAAAACCAAAAATACAGAAAAATAATCGCACCAAAGCCGAACCGTAATAGAAAAAACTGCATTGAGCGTGTAAAAAAATGAAAAACCGAAAGATTTGGTTTGGTTTTGGTTTTTAATATTTGGAAATCAAAACTGAACCGAAAAACCGATTATCCTTAAGATAAATATAAATATATTTTTATATATTATCTCTTTTCGGGTATTGCTATTAACATACCTCATCATTAATGAGGCTCATCTATTTTCCTATCCACACATTTTTATTTTATTTACAAACTTGTCACTTAAATTTGATTGATTATTTCAATGAAAAAAAAAATTTGATTGATTATTGGTTCTCACCGTATAAGAACTGTGTTGATAATACCTTCTTTTTATCCGGACTCTCATATATACCAACTTTGAAATTGTTACAAATTGAGATAAAATAAAAATTATGAAATATATGAAAATAAGGAAAGCGTTGGCTACGCCGCAGTACGGTACGCTGCAGGTGGTCTCAGACACGTGGCATTATATTGTCCACACAGCTTATATTCGAAGGGCATATATGTAAATATCTCACTTAACTGCCGTCAACAGTAAAACCACTTATCATAATTAAATGTCGAGTCATTTATGTCATATCACCCTGCTGGTTATCCATAGCCAACTAGTCTGACTGTTTCTCTCTCTCCATGTCAAGGGCTGCAGGTTCTTCTCGACCATGACGGCAGAGATGGAGTCGATGTTAGAGGTCGGAGCCGGAGGTTGGCTCACCGAGAAAGATGATGATCGGCTCTACATGCAACGGAGGAACAAGGATGATGTCGATATTGATATCGATTCCGATCGAGAAGCGCCGGAGTACCGTCGAAATAAAAGATTGATGGTGTTTGAATTGGTTGAAGTTGGGTTGAATCATTCTCTTGGGTTAAGGAGATTGAGGTTGTGGAGCTGTGTTCGACTTCCTCCAGCGCCCTTTTGGCTTATGTCCACTGTTCGTATTGCCCACAACTCCACATCAATACCCAATCTTCTTTCATTCTCAACACGATACCACAATACACATTTAATATGACAACCGATTTCCAAAACTCCCTAACAGAGTTTAACCTTGCAATCAAGCTAAATTAGAATAGAACCCCAAAATATGCCTTTGATAAAGACGTCAAAGCAGCAACTTAACCAGTTCTAAAATCTCCTACTCAATTCAGCAATCATATAAGCTTGACCGTTCACCCCTCGGATTTCATGATCATACGCAGCTCAATCGGTGGCCACAGTCGCCGGAAACACTGCCAAACCGTCGAGATTCTCATCGCCCATTCTCTTTTCTCGTCACTGACCACCAAGTGAGAGGGAGGTTGATTAAAGACTGATTTTACCGAGTTAATAACTTGAAGAATGTTTTTAACTCAGTCTTACATTGTTGCCCTTTAATCAGTCTCGGTGAATAATGTTTTACCAGCTCACGTGAAGTTACATATGTACCCTTCTGTTAACGACGATTCAAAGACGCACAGTACGCTTGGTGTTTTCTATAACTTGCCTGAAAATAAAAGGCTGAGTCCTTAATAAACGACATGCCGTTGAGTATAAACGTGTACGGGACGGGATTATGATCCGAGGGACGAGAAGAAAGTTTTCTTATATACCAAGAACTCTGCTGTCTTCTTCTTCTTCTTCCTCGATTGCTTTATTTTCAGAGTGATCGTAAAACCCTAGAACGAGACAATCTCACGCCCAGCCGATTCCGTTCACGATTTCATTCAATTAACAGCTCCAATTGATTAGCGGTATGTTTACTATTGCGTATTCCCCTAAGTATCTGTTTCGCGGTTTTCGATTTCGGATGAAATTGCCTTAGGAAGATTAGGAACCGAATTCCAATTCATCTATTCGTGTATGGCTGGTTTAAAATTGGAAGCTAGCTTTTGTTTTTTTTGTGCTTTGTTAGGGTTTTGATTGTGCTAAGAGTTTTCTGATTAGGAATATTGATTCAAATTTATGAACTTTGTGTAGTGAATTGCGTAATTGTATGGCGAATTTTGAGGGGAGGTTTTCGTATTCGTCCTATCCTAAGGTTGAGAAAAGCAATACGCAGTATGCTGATGATGACTTCATCGACGCCGATTGGCCTGTGCACGAAGGCGGAGGCGGTACGGCTTACCCGTCGGCTTCGAAAGCCGAGAAGCAGGATTTTTCGTATCCATTTCCCCCCGAATTCGACAGCTTTGGTGATGGATATGACTCCGGCCAGGAGCAATGTGACTCCGTTGAGAATGGTGGGCCGCCGGAGGTGAACTTGAAGAATGTGTTGACCGGGATGATTGCCATTGTGACTGGCCGGAACAAAGCTGCTCCTGCTGCCGGTGGAGCGCCGGAGCAGCAGCAGGAGCGGCCGACTTCGAATGTTTCATTTCTTGGTGCGAAGAAGAATGGTGATACATACTTGCATTCCTCAGTCTACACGCCCAGTGCGCCGCCGCTTTTTGAGCCGGCTGCGTTTAATTACAGTGCCTACAAGGAGGTTTTGGAGGCTGAACCCCCTGAATGGCTTCCTGATAGTTCCAGTACTGTTTGCATGCAGTGCACTTCTCCTTTCACTGCCTTAACTCGTGGGAGACATCATTGCCGATTCTGTGGCGGGATTTTCTGCAGAGCATGTAGTAAGGGGAGGTGCTTGTTGCCAGTCAAGTTTAGGGAGAGGAATCCGCAGAGGGTCTGCGATGCGTGCTATGACAGGCTA encodes:
- the LOC101307531 gene encoding GDSL esterase/lipase 5-like; the encoded protein is MMMSSCHGAFATDPALDTSTTTSTAALFVFGDSTVDPGNNNYITTIPEHQAHYKPYGQNGFFDHPTGRFSDGRVIVDYIAEYAKLPLIPPFLGPTSDYTNGVNFASGGAGVLPETNQGLAIDLPTQLRYFEEVQKRLTKKLGEEKAKEVISEAVYFISIGSNDYMGGYLGNPKMQELYNPEQYVGMVIGNLTQAIQVLYEKGGRKFGFLRLAPLGCLPAFRAVNLRATKGRRGCFEGASALALMHNDALNTVLANLGFVLKEFKYCSSNFYEWLQERIDHPYKYGFKDGMNACCGSGPYGGSFTCGGTKKDKDYQLCNNADDYIWWDSFHATERIQEQLAKGLWSGEPFYVGPYNLESLFFEKEKLTIGIIVDKPEADPFQSF
- the LOC101307827 gene encoding protein Red-like, producing MKASKKHYKDKVVRRKDEKPELPELPKYRDRAKERRDEKNPDYEANQLGSFHAVAPPGNVDLGAADVHKLSIEKSKYLGGDLEHTHLVKGLDYALLTKVRSEMDKKPDAGDDEGDAKSRASKEDQKVSFRTATAKSVYQWIVKPQTVIKTNEMFLPGRLSFIFNMEGGYTHDIPMTLHRSKADCPQPEEMATVSFDGAVLEKISASMSYLRVGSSGKAAKKKKKGKDAKGKISVGNGYAEEDKPSKPVVDVAKNETKREFLPPPPPLPRKSQIDSNEKQGPTIARADEDDIFVGDGVDYAIPGKDLSHSPLSEDMEESPRNKEKVSYFDEPAYGPVQPQGLPNEWQEMNGYDGTTQQPMVGPYSGEWQEYHQYTEQMAYPEQYLQPNMEGYDVQEGPTIQDPRFMTQEEKDRGLGSVFKRDDQRLQQLREKDAREKDPNFISESYSECYPGYQEYNREVVDSDDEDDLSKMDMGGRAKGRLHRWDFETEEEWATYNEQKEAMPKAAFQFGVKMQDGRKTRKQNKDQKISNDLNRINKILARKKSEKDGDDGGGHYDEDVQPGKKLRV